From Streptomyces sp. NBC_00683, one genomic window encodes:
- a CDS encoding glycine C-acetyltransferase — translation MFDSVRDDLRLTLDEIRDAGLQKPERVIGTPQSATVGVTSGGRPGAVLNFCANNYLGLADHPEVVAAAHEALDRWGYGLASVRFICGTQEVHKDLEQRLSAFLGQEDTILYSSCFDANGGVFETLLGPEDAVISDALNHASIIDGIRLSKAKRYRYANRDMADLEQQLKEASGARRRLVVTDGVFSMDGYVAPLAEICDLADRYGAMVMVDDSHAVGFVGPGGRGTPELHGVMDRVDIITGTLGKALGGASGGYVAARAEIVALLRQRSRPYLFSNSLAPVIAAASLKVIDLLESAGDLRERLNANTALFRSRMTAEGFDILPGDHAIAPVMIGDAAKAGRMAELLLERGVYVIGFSYPVVPQGAARIRVQLSAAHSTDDVNRAVDAFVDARAALGE, via the coding sequence ATGTTCGACTCCGTACGCGACGACCTGCGCCTGACCCTCGACGAGATCAGGGACGCCGGACTCCAGAAGCCCGAGCGGGTGATCGGGACCCCGCAGTCCGCCACCGTCGGCGTCACCTCCGGCGGGCGCCCGGGCGCGGTCCTCAACTTCTGCGCCAACAACTACCTGGGCCTCGCCGACCACCCCGAGGTCGTCGCCGCCGCCCACGAGGCGCTGGACCGCTGGGGCTACGGGCTCGCGTCCGTCCGCTTCATCTGCGGCACGCAGGAGGTCCACAAGGACCTGGAGCAGCGCCTTTCGGCCTTCCTCGGCCAGGAGGACACGATCCTCTACTCCTCCTGCTTCGACGCCAACGGCGGTGTCTTCGAGACCCTCCTCGGCCCCGAGGACGCGGTGATCTCCGACGCCCTCAACCACGCCTCCATCATCGACGGCATCCGGCTCTCCAAGGCGAAGCGGTACCGCTACGCCAACCGCGACATGGCCGACCTGGAGCAGCAGCTCAAGGAGGCCTCCGGTGCCCGGCGGCGCCTCGTCGTCACCGACGGCGTCTTCTCCATGGACGGATACGTCGCCCCGCTCGCGGAGATCTGCGACCTTGCCGACCGCTACGGCGCCATGGTCATGGTCGACGACTCGCACGCCGTCGGCTTCGTCGGACCCGGCGGCCGGGGCACCCCCGAGCTGCACGGCGTCATGGACCGCGTCGACATCATCACCGGCACGCTCGGCAAGGCGCTGGGCGGCGCCTCCGGCGGTTACGTCGCGGCGCGCGCCGAGATCGTCGCCCTGCTGCGCCAGCGCTCGCGCCCGTACCTCTTCTCCAACTCGCTCGCCCCGGTCATCGCCGCCGCCTCCCTCAAGGTCATCGACCTGCTGGAGTCCGCCGGCGACCTGCGTGAGCGGCTCAACGCCAACACCGCGCTCTTCCGGTCCCGGATGACGGCGGAGGGCTTCGACATCCTGCCCGGTGACCACGCCATCGCCCCCGTGATGATCGGGGACGCGGCGAAGGCAGGCCGGATGGCGGAGCTGCTCCTGGAGCGCGGTGTGTACGTGATCGGGTTCTCGTACCCCGTCGTCCCCCAGGGAGCCGCGCGCATCCGCGTCCAGCTCTCCGCCGCCCACTCCACCGACGACGTCAACCGTGCGGTGGACGCGTTCGTCGACGCGCGGGCCGCGCTGGGGGAGTAG
- the tdh gene encoding L-threonine 3-dehydrogenase yields the protein MKALVKHKAEPGLWLMDVPEPEIGPADVLIKVLRTGICGTDLHIRNYDGWAQQAVRTPLVLGHEFVGEVADLGSDVVDIKIGDLVSGEGHLVCGKCRNCLAGRRHLCRSTLGLGVGRDGAFAEYLSLPASNVWVHRDKVDLDIAAIFDPFGNAVHTALSFPLVGEDVLITGAGPIGLMAAAVARHAGARNVVITDVSEARLELARKVGVSLALDVSKETIADGQRHLGLREGFDIGLEMSGRPEAMQDMIANMTHGGRIAMLGLPAAEFPVDWSRVVTSMLTIKGIYGREMYETWYAMSVLLEGGLDLAPVITGRYGYRDFEAAFDDAASGLGGKVLLDWAA from the coding sequence GTGAAGGCACTCGTGAAGCACAAGGCCGAGCCGGGACTCTGGCTGATGGACGTGCCGGAGCCGGAGATCGGCCCCGCAGACGTGCTGATCAAGGTCCTGCGCACCGGAATCTGCGGCACCGACCTGCACATCCGAAACTACGACGGCTGGGCGCAGCAGGCCGTGCGCACCCCGCTCGTCCTGGGCCACGAGTTCGTCGGCGAGGTCGCGGACCTCGGTTCCGACGTCGTCGACATCAAGATCGGTGACCTGGTCAGCGGCGAGGGCCACCTGGTCTGCGGGAAGTGCCGCAACTGTCTGGCCGGACGGCGCCACCTCTGCCGCTCCACCCTCGGCCTCGGCGTCGGCCGGGACGGAGCGTTCGCCGAGTACCTGTCGCTGCCCGCGTCCAACGTGTGGGTGCACCGGGACAAGGTCGACCTCGACATCGCCGCGATCTTCGACCCGTTCGGCAACGCCGTGCACACCGCGCTGTCGTTCCCGCTGGTCGGCGAGGACGTGCTGATCACCGGCGCGGGACCGATCGGCCTCATGGCCGCCGCCGTCGCCCGCCACGCGGGCGCCCGCAACGTCGTCATCACCGACGTCAGCGAGGCCCGCCTCGAACTGGCCAGGAAGGTCGGCGTCAGCCTCGCCCTCGACGTCAGCAAGGAGACCATCGCCGACGGCCAGCGCCACCTCGGACTGCGCGAGGGCTTCGACATCGGTCTGGAGATGTCCGGCCGCCCCGAGGCGATGCAGGACATGATCGCGAACATGACGCACGGCGGCCGCATCGCCATGCTCGGACTGCCCGCCGCCGAATTCCCCGTCGACTGGTCCCGCGTCGTCACCTCGATGCTCACCATCAAGGGCATCTACGGCCGTGAGATGTACGAGACTTGGTACGCCATGTCCGTCCTCCTGGAGGGCGGACTCGACCTCGCCCCCGTGATCACCGGACGGTACGGATACCGCGACTTCGAAGCCGCCTTCGACGACGCCGCGAGCGGCCTCGGCGGCAAGGTCCTGCTCGACTGGGCCGCCTGA
- a CDS encoding MarR family winged helix-turn-helix transcriptional regulator: MDKPTHLIEFETMLLGRHLQLSAPRLRRNSQNLDRSAYTLLSRIRMEGPMSIGQLSDAFGLDASTLNRQTAAMLRAGLVERIPDPDGEIARKFRITEEGAQGLDAERSANIRGLEKVMAEWDPEEVAAFATYLKRFNTDIEHLDGRPWPRP; this comes from the coding sequence ATGGACAAGCCCACGCACTTGATCGAGTTCGAGACCATGCTGCTCGGGCGGCACCTCCAGCTGAGCGCGCCCCGGCTGAGGCGGAACAGCCAGAACCTGGACCGCAGCGCGTACACCCTGCTCAGCCGCATCCGGATGGAGGGCCCGATGTCCATCGGGCAGCTCAGCGACGCCTTCGGGCTGGACGCCTCCACCCTGAACCGGCAGACCGCCGCCATGCTGCGGGCCGGGCTCGTCGAGCGCATCCCGGACCCCGACGGGGAGATCGCCCGCAAGTTCCGCATCACCGAGGAGGGTGCGCAGGGCCTCGACGCCGAGCGCTCCGCGAACATCCGCGGCCTGGAGAAGGTCATGGCCGAATGGGATCCGGAGGAGGTCGCGGCCTTCGCCACGTATCTCAAGCGCTTCAACACCGACATCGAGCACCTCGACGGGCGCCCCTGGCCCCGCCCCTGA
- a CDS encoding MarR family winged helix-turn-helix transcriptional regulator — MPDSSAPSQDVDRVASALVTVLPALQRSLERHVGREFPHPRLPEGQLALLFLVEEREGVTVREAAEALLMKPNNVSALVSQLTELGLLERKQDTADKRVAHLYPTATARERLAEARLLKEGHVAHALHTLTEGELDALGAALGALTSLNLRLRASAG; from the coding sequence ATGCCCGACTCCAGCGCGCCCTCCCAGGACGTCGACCGCGTGGCCTCCGCGCTCGTGACGGTCCTGCCCGCGCTGCAGCGGAGCCTCGAACGGCATGTCGGCCGCGAGTTCCCGCACCCACGGCTTCCGGAGGGCCAGCTCGCGCTGCTGTTCCTCGTCGAGGAACGTGAGGGCGTCACCGTCCGCGAGGCGGCGGAAGCACTGCTGATGAAGCCGAACAACGTCAGCGCCCTCGTCTCCCAGCTCACCGAGCTAGGACTCCTGGAGCGCAAGCAGGACACGGCCGACAAGCGGGTCGCCCATCTGTATCCCACCGCCACCGCCCGGGAGCGGCTCGCCGAGGCGCGGCTGCTCAAGGAAGGCCATGTGGCGCACGCCCTCCACACCCTCACCGAGGGCGAGCTCGACGCTCTCGGCGCGGCTCTGGGCGCTCTGACGTCACTGAACCTGCGGCTCCGCGCCTCCGCCGGCTGA
- a CDS encoding MFS transporter has protein sequence MSSTTVDRSPLPAAAPPDAPKGRRANPWLTLIAVAVGLFMVNLDSSVVAIANPEIGRDLGASTADLQWVTNAYLIAMAALLILGGKLGDRFGRHTVYLVGTLGFTLASVAIALSGSIEGVITFRAVQGLFAALLIPNTLGLLRAVFPPRKFGMAVGLWAMVASCSTALGPIVGGLLIEHVNWESVFYINAPIGVFALLFGLFVLPRSKDSTGNHRFDVPGVLLLAVGLVALIFGVVKGETWGWTSGGTLGSMAAGLALLAFFCRYESRREHPLLPMRLFRNRSLAIGTIVTAINFFVMLGVIFFVMLYLQNVRGFSPVESGVRTLPFSLATVVAAPLGAALTQRFGPRLTMPAGMALQAAAALWMLTWDTSSPYAALWPPFLAIGLGVGIVMSASSDAIVGNAPRKDGGVAGGLQATSLQIGGAFGTSVLVSLISGKVGSTLTGELTSAGVPAGAATGFEEAKDAVSMGVPPVSAGMPAQLRAAVIEGSGNAFMNGVHTALVVTAALCAAGALLAGFGMRRRTGAEAVED, from the coding sequence ATGTCCTCCACGACAGTGGACAGGTCCCCCCTGCCCGCAGCCGCTCCCCCGGACGCTCCCAAGGGCCGGCGCGCCAACCCCTGGCTGACGCTGATCGCCGTCGCCGTCGGCCTCTTCATGGTCAACCTCGACAGCTCCGTCGTCGCGATCGCCAACCCCGAGATAGGCCGGGACCTCGGCGCGTCCACCGCCGACCTGCAGTGGGTCACCAACGCCTATCTGATCGCCATGGCCGCCCTGCTGATCCTGGGCGGCAAACTCGGTGACCGCTTCGGGCGGCACACGGTCTACCTCGTGGGAACCCTCGGCTTCACGCTCGCCTCGGTCGCGATCGCCCTCTCCGGTTCGATCGAGGGCGTCATCACCTTCCGCGCGGTCCAGGGCCTCTTCGCCGCCCTGCTGATCCCCAACACCCTCGGCCTCCTGCGCGCGGTCTTCCCTCCCCGGAAGTTCGGTATGGCGGTGGGCCTGTGGGCCATGGTGGCGTCCTGCTCCACCGCGCTCGGCCCGATCGTCGGCGGTCTGCTCATCGAGCACGTCAACTGGGAGTCGGTCTTCTACATCAACGCCCCCATCGGCGTCTTCGCCCTGCTCTTCGGCCTGTTCGTCCTCCCCAGGAGCAAGGACTCCACGGGGAACCACCGCTTCGACGTACCCGGCGTGCTCCTGCTCGCCGTCGGCCTCGTCGCCCTGATCTTCGGCGTGGTCAAGGGTGAGACCTGGGGCTGGACCTCCGGCGGAACACTGGGGTCCATGGCCGCGGGCCTGGCCCTGCTGGCCTTCTTCTGCCGGTACGAGAGCCGACGCGAGCACCCGCTGCTGCCGATGCGCCTCTTCCGCAACCGTTCCCTGGCCATCGGCACGATCGTCACGGCGATCAACTTCTTCGTGATGCTCGGTGTCATCTTCTTCGTGATGCTGTACCTGCAGAACGTGCGCGGCTTCTCCCCGGTCGAATCCGGTGTCCGCACCCTGCCGTTCAGCCTGGCCACCGTGGTCGCGGCACCGCTCGGCGCCGCCCTGACCCAGCGCTTCGGCCCGCGGCTCACCATGCCGGCCGGCATGGCACTCCAGGCCGCGGCAGCCCTGTGGATGCTGACCTGGGACACCTCTTCCCCGTACGCCGCCCTGTGGCCGCCGTTCCTCGCCATCGGGCTGGGCGTCGGCATCGTGATGTCCGCCTCCTCCGACGCCATCGTCGGCAACGCGCCGAGGAAGGACGGCGGAGTGGCGGGCGGGCTGCAGGCCACCTCGCTGCAGATCGGCGGAGCGTTCGGCACGTCCGTGCTGGTCTCCCTGATCAGCGGGAAGGTGGGTTCCACCCTGACCGGCGAGCTGACTTCCGCCGGTGTCCCGGCCGGGGCGGCGACGGGCTTCGAAGAGGCCAAGGACGCGGTGTCCATGGGTGTCCCGCCCGTTTCGGCCGGCATGCCGGCGCAGCTGAGGGCCGCGGTGATCGAGGGCAGCGGCAACGCGTTCATGAACGGCGTGCACACCGCCTTGGTCGTCACCGCGGCCCTGTGCGCCGCCGGCGCGCTGCTGGCCGGGTTCGGCATGCGCCGTCGCACCGGGGCGGAGGCCGTGGAGGACTGA
- a CDS encoding MFS transporter — translation MERLLRVGRLATFVYFTLCGFILGMWIVHIPTIEHRVGISHAVLGWLLLLLGGGAFAGMQLIGPLSDRFGARKVVPVSAVLSCAALVLPGLATDAWTLGASLFVLGCVTGCLDVAMNAHAVQVERGYGRPVMSAFHAMFSIGGVFAALVGAFTLGRNWSPAVTLGAMAVLSLAVTLAAMPALLPPDAAPAEADDAPKSAKGPVPRRIWIMAALALMLMLSEGVAGDWSALHLKDVLDASPSTAAFAYGAFATAMTIGRLLADRVSARFGPVAILRYGSGLAAAGLVLAALSPTIPPALIGWTLFGIGLSGTIPQLFSAAGHIDPAAAGTNVSRVAGLGYIGILAGPAVIGPMTHFMPLNLTFFLPVAFCVIACLTAPILMTDSAKQAEAVSEEPAPQEA, via the coding sequence ATGGAAAGACTTCTGCGGGTCGGCCGGCTGGCCACCTTCGTGTACTTCACCCTCTGCGGCTTCATCCTGGGGATGTGGATCGTCCACATCCCCACCATCGAGCACCGGGTGGGGATCAGCCATGCCGTCCTCGGCTGGCTCCTCCTGCTGCTCGGCGGTGGAGCGTTCGCGGGGATGCAGCTGATCGGTCCGCTCAGCGACCGCTTCGGGGCCCGCAAGGTCGTCCCGGTCAGCGCCGTACTGTCCTGCGCCGCTCTCGTCCTGCCCGGCCTGGCCACCGACGCCTGGACCCTGGGTGCCTCGCTCTTCGTGCTCGGCTGCGTCACGGGATGCCTGGACGTGGCGATGAACGCCCATGCGGTGCAGGTCGAACGGGGTTACGGCCGGCCTGTGATGTCCGCCTTCCACGCCATGTTCTCCATCGGCGGGGTCTTCGCGGCCCTCGTCGGCGCCTTCACCCTCGGCCGGAACTGGAGTCCGGCGGTCACGCTCGGCGCCATGGCCGTACTCAGCCTCGCCGTGACCCTGGCCGCGATGCCGGCGCTGCTGCCCCCGGACGCCGCCCCGGCGGAGGCGGACGACGCTCCGAAGTCCGCCAAGGGTCCCGTGCCCCGCCGGATCTGGATCATGGCGGCACTCGCCCTCATGCTCATGCTCTCCGAAGGGGTGGCCGGAGACTGGAGTGCCCTGCACCTCAAGGACGTCCTGGACGCCTCCCCGTCCACCGCGGCCTTCGCCTACGGCGCCTTCGCCACCGCGATGACCATCGGCCGCCTGCTCGCCGACCGGGTCTCCGCACGCTTCGGACCCGTCGCCATCCTCCGCTACGGATCCGGCCTGGCGGCCGCGGGACTCGTCCTGGCCGCGCTCTCGCCCACGATCCCCCCGGCCCTGATCGGCTGGACGCTCTTCGGTATCGGCCTGTCCGGCACCATCCCGCAACTCTTCAGCGCCGCGGGCCACATCGACCCGGCCGCCGCGGGGACGAACGTCTCGCGCGTTGCGGGCCTCGGCTACATCGGCATCCTGGCGGGCCCCGCGGTGATCGGGCCGATGACCCACTTCATGCCGCTGAACCTCACCTTCTTCCTGCCGGTGGCCTTCTGCGTCATCGCCTGCCTCACGGCCCCGATCCTCATGACCGACTCCGCGAAGCAGGCCGAGGCCGTGAGCGAGGAGCCCGCACCCCAGGAGGCCTGA
- a CDS encoding DeoR/GlpR family DNA-binding transcription regulator: MASADRLKQITHAVLGAGRRTVTELAELTGASEMTIRRDLETLAGQGVLERYRGGARSLVLRGEEPPFALRAQEGLETKRLIAAEVASLIADGESVVIDSGTTCLEVAHALAHRRLTVMPLSLHAANALTGADRLTLLVPGGRPRPGELALTGPLTEASLASLRFDTAVIGCCGLTAADGLTAYDLEDTAVKRAAIASARRVIAVADAPKLSRTALALVTPAAALHTVVTDAAAPDDEVEALRAVGVDVRRV, encoded by the coding sequence ATGGCGAGCGCAGACCGACTGAAGCAGATCACGCACGCGGTACTCGGGGCGGGCCGGCGGACCGTGACGGAACTGGCCGAGCTCACGGGCGCCTCGGAGATGACCATCCGCCGAGATCTGGAGACCCTGGCCGGCCAGGGCGTCCTGGAGCGTTACCGGGGCGGGGCCAGAAGCCTGGTGCTGCGGGGCGAGGAGCCGCCGTTCGCCCTGCGGGCGCAGGAGGGCCTGGAGACGAAGCGGCTGATCGCGGCGGAGGTCGCCTCACTGATCGCGGACGGCGAGTCGGTCGTCATCGACAGCGGCACCACGTGTCTGGAAGTGGCCCACGCCCTCGCCCACCGCCGACTGACCGTCATGCCGCTGTCCCTGCACGCGGCCAACGCCCTGACCGGGGCGGACCGGCTGACGTTGCTGGTGCCCGGAGGCCGTCCTCGCCCCGGCGAGCTCGCTCTGACCGGCCCGCTGACCGAGGCGTCCCTGGCCTCGCTCCGCTTCGACACCGCGGTCATCGGCTGCTGCGGCCTGACCGCTGCCGACGGGCTGACCGCCTACGACCTCGAGGACACGGCGGTCAAGCGCGCGGCGATCGCGTCGGCCCGCCGTGTCATCGCCGTGGCCGACGCCCCGAAGCTCTCCCGCACCGCCCTGGCCCTGGTCACCCCCGCCGCCGCCCTGCACACGGTGGTGACCGACGCGGCGGCCCCCGATGACGAGGTCGAGGCGCTGAGAGCGGTGGGCGTGGACGTACGGAGGGTGTGA
- a CDS encoding alpha/beta fold hydrolase, translating into MTDVLLSAGVVEYEDTGGDGPVVVLLHGVAMNGSLWRHVVGELRDDFRCVVPTLPLGAHRRPMRPDADLTVPGVARLVAEFLDALDLTDVTLVMNDWGGAQALVADGRDQRIGKLVITSCEAFDNFPPGLPGRNLYAAAKMPGGIELAFALLKLKPMRRLPMTWGWMSKRPVPNEVLDGWFQPLWTSTEIRRDLRAYVLGVPPKDELLRWAEGLRAFDRPALVVWATEDKVMPLDHGRRLAGLLPQGELVEIADSYTLIPEDQPQQLSAAIRAFLLKTAGA; encoded by the coding sequence ATGACCGATGTGCTGCTTTCCGCAGGAGTGGTGGAGTACGAGGACACGGGTGGCGACGGACCCGTGGTGGTTCTGCTGCACGGGGTCGCGATGAACGGCTCGCTCTGGCGGCACGTCGTCGGCGAGCTGCGCGACGACTTCCGGTGCGTCGTGCCCACGCTGCCCCTGGGGGCCCACCGCAGGCCCATGCGCCCGGACGCCGATCTGACGGTCCCCGGGGTCGCCCGGCTGGTGGCGGAGTTCCTGGACGCACTGGACCTGACCGACGTCACGCTGGTGATGAACGACTGGGGCGGGGCGCAGGCCCTCGTCGCGGACGGGCGGGACCAGCGGATCGGCAAGCTCGTGATCACGTCCTGCGAGGCCTTCGACAACTTCCCGCCCGGCCTGCCCGGCCGCAATCTGTACGCCGCGGCGAAGATGCCCGGCGGCATCGAGCTCGCCTTCGCGCTGCTCAAGCTGAAGCCGATGCGCAGACTGCCCATGACGTGGGGGTGGATGAGCAAGCGGCCCGTCCCGAACGAGGTGCTGGACGGGTGGTTCCAGCCCCTGTGGACCTCCACCGAGATCCGCCGGGACCTCAGGGCGTACGTTCTCGGGGTACCGCCCAAGGACGAACTCCTGCGATGGGCGGAAGGGCTGCGCGCGTTCGACCGTCCCGCGCTCGTCGTCTGGGCGACGGAGGACAAGGTCATGCCGCTCGACCACGGACGCAGGCTCGCCGGGCTGCTGCCGCAGGGCGAGCTCGTGGAGATCGCCGACAGCTACACCTTGATCCCGGAGGACCAGCCGCAGCAGCTGAGCGCGGCGATCAGAGCGTTCCTGCTCAAGACCGCAGGCGCCTGA
- a CDS encoding GTPase-associated protein 1-related protein, whose translation MSLAQLHYTSAAAGDGEPGGRFTAVDPAIPGPVRAEAGQLLGYEPPAGTPGTSGIPGASGRLTDAELRALPVAFSFSALSDGSHLLGRTVAVGAGAFHAHGVHLPAGTPLPGGALPVAAWGASGWLAATPDRALPDPLTARSTSPSASGGLSREGLGDFAVSRSPWLAAVLADLRRVSEDPSAPRVVLVERHSADVARWVALAAAVLPREHAERLTFTTYTRHPERASHQVVGVLPQDAPDAGNPRFRVHASTGPRPAVPVDDAWAGTAARIWRSRAPELFRDAAELPGEPFAAGPLAVTALGAGIALGSNERAAAADWAADRPYALDEKQTRQLTDALTAPTDDRTAAECASALRLLTALDGRSPAAVTAPLAALLVTEAVRGTDVALEPPPRSAFAEPAGERAVAALVAELGEDLLAELAAGVPRGVARTVQVLRIVRLLGVDCAELLPGVVRRLARALLDDPEAGACPALLDLLDEQFDVRTALLGELDRLAPDDPAGTERLLIRVALPFTGTQALPHLRMCAEAPGAKARGADRVMVLHTVLRAAGMSPFAEPLVLRTAVGLVWGEDTPTAGEARSLLGETTSDAHRTAGTWRHLVAAALAAPFDDEAAPELAHDLLRSFPQEIGARVRASLLLLDFARDVRSGAAEPGWAERAGQLRALAEPVEPLVLEHAYGALAQRLLAPDRPEAELYAFVHSGDEDLIAAYGRVARRDEVLARLRAEPAYVADCFTVWTAHPHAGDAWTRTRTALLDEVLRPAVRSLSPDGVAAVEGAVEREVNSRTLDAFRAWNRRPSRSIGRLGKRIVGRVRRG comes from the coding sequence ATGAGCCTCGCTCAGCTGCACTACACCTCCGCCGCGGCCGGGGACGGGGAGCCCGGCGGCCGGTTCACCGCCGTCGATCCCGCGATACCCGGTCCGGTACGCGCGGAGGCCGGGCAGCTCCTCGGGTACGAGCCTCCGGCAGGTACTCCGGGCACCTCGGGGATACCCGGGGCCTCCGGGCGCCTCACGGATGCCGAACTGCGCGCGCTGCCGGTCGCGTTCAGCTTCAGCGCGCTGTCCGACGGCAGTCATCTGCTCGGCCGCACCGTGGCCGTCGGCGCCGGAGCGTTCCACGCGCACGGCGTTCACCTGCCGGCCGGTACACCGCTGCCGGGCGGTGCGCTTCCCGTCGCCGCGTGGGGGGCCTCGGGCTGGCTGGCCGCGACACCGGACCGCGCGCTGCCCGATCCGCTGACCGCGCGTTCCACCTCCCCGTCCGCCTCAGGCGGCCTCTCCCGCGAGGGGCTGGGCGACTTCGCCGTGTCCCGGAGCCCCTGGCTCGCGGCCGTACTCGCGGACCTGCGCCGGGTGAGCGAGGATCCGTCCGCGCCTCGCGTCGTCCTCGTGGAGCGGCACAGCGCGGACGTGGCCCGGTGGGTCGCGCTGGCCGCCGCCGTACTGCCCCGGGAGCATGCCGAACGGCTGACGTTCACCACGTACACCCGGCACCCCGAACGCGCGTCGCACCAGGTCGTCGGTGTGCTGCCGCAGGACGCCCCCGACGCGGGCAACCCCCGTTTCCGGGTGCACGCGAGCACCGGTCCGCGCCCCGCGGTGCCCGTGGACGACGCCTGGGCGGGGACCGCTGCCCGTATCTGGCGCAGCCGGGCGCCCGAGCTCTTCCGGGACGCGGCGGAGCTGCCGGGCGAGCCCTTCGCCGCCGGGCCGCTCGCCGTGACAGCGCTCGGAGCCGGTATCGCGCTCGGCTCCAACGAGCGTGCCGCTGCGGCTGATTGGGCCGCCGACCGGCCGTACGCCCTGGACGAGAAGCAGACCCGGCAGCTCACCGACGCGCTGACCGCACCCACCGACGACCGGACGGCCGCCGAGTGCGCCTCCGCGCTCCGGCTGCTCACGGCGCTCGACGGCCGCTCCCCCGCCGCTGTCACGGCGCCCCTGGCCGCGCTGCTGGTGACGGAGGCGGTACGGGGCACCGATGTCGCCCTCGAGCCGCCCCCGCGTTCGGCGTTCGCCGAGCCGGCCGGGGAGCGTGCCGTCGCCGCGCTGGTCGCGGAGCTCGGCGAGGACCTGCTGGCCGAGCTCGCCGCCGGAGTCCCCCGGGGTGTCGCGCGGACCGTACAGGTGCTGCGGATCGTGCGGCTGCTCGGCGTGGACTGTGCGGAGCTGCTGCCCGGTGTCGTACGCAGGCTGGCGCGTGCGCTGCTCGACGACCCGGAGGCCGGCGCCTGTCCCGCGCTGCTCGACCTGCTGGACGAGCAGTTCGACGTGCGTACGGCGCTGCTGGGCGAGCTGGACCGACTGGCACCGGACGACCCCGCGGGGACGGAGCGGCTGCTGATCCGGGTGGCCCTGCCGTTCACCGGGACGCAGGCTCTGCCGCATCTGCGGATGTGCGCCGAGGCTCCGGGCGCCAAGGCCCGCGGCGCCGACCGGGTGATGGTCCTGCACACGGTGCTGCGGGCGGCAGGCATGTCCCCGTTCGCCGAGCCGCTGGTGCTGCGGACCGCCGTGGGCCTGGTGTGGGGCGAGGACACCCCGACGGCGGGCGAGGCGCGTTCGCTGCTGGGCGAGACCACGTCGGACGCGCACCGGACGGCCGGCACCTGGAGGCATCTCGTCGCCGCCGCGCTCGCCGCGCCGTTCGACGACGAGGCCGCCCCGGAACTCGCCCACGACCTGCTGCGCAGCTTCCCGCAGGAGATCGGCGCCCGGGTGCGTGCCTCGCTGCTGCTGCTGGATTTCGCCCGGGATGTCCGCTCCGGTGCGGCAGAGCCCGGCTGGGCGGAGCGGGCCGGGCAGCTGCGCGCCCTCGCCGAACCGGTGGAGCCCCTGGTGCTGGAGCACGCCTACGGTGCCCTGGCCCAGCGGTTGCTCGCCCCGGACCGGCCGGAGGCGGAACTGTACGCGTTCGTGCACAGCGGCGACGAGGACCTGATCGCGGCCTACGGCAGGGTCGCCCGCCGCGACGAGGTCCTGGCCCGGCTCCGGGCCGAACCCGCGTACGTGGCCGACTGTTTCACCGTGTGGACCGCCCACCCGCACGCCGGCGACGCCTGGACCAGGACCCGCACCGCCCTGCTGGACGAGGTGCTGCGCCCGGCGGTCCGCTCCCTGTCTCCCGACGGGGTCGCGGCGGTGGAAGGGGCCGTCGAGCGCGAGGTCAACAGCCGCACGCTCGACGCCTTCCGTGCCTGGAACCGCCGGCCGTCCCGCTCGATCGGGCGGCTGGGCAAGCGGATCGTGGGGCGGGTACGCCGGGGGTGA